The genomic window GCAGCAGGGTGTTGACGGCGTGCAGGTCGTTCACGAGCGTGACGACGTCGTCGGCGGCCCGCCGGACGCGCAGCCAGGTGTACCCGTACGCGTCGTGGGAGAACGCGACCGGTCCGGAGCCCTCGGAGGAGACGTCGAGCAGCTCCCGCACCTCCTCCTTGAGGCGGGTGAAGGCGCCGCCCTCCACCCCCGCGAAGCAGACCGACCCCTCGCCGGTCGGGACGAACCCGGTGCCGGCCCGGAGGGTCAGGGCGGCCGACGGCAGGGCGAAGAGCCGGTCGAGATCGGGCCGCACGGGCTTGCTGCGCCCGAGGATGCTGTCGAGGATTCCCACCGGGTTCCCTTTCGCCTCGGATCCGGCTCTCAGACCTGTCCCAGCCGCTCCGAGATCCGGGCGAGCTGGTCCAGGCGCTGTTCCAGGGTGGGGTGGGTGGACAGCAGCCGGCCCAGGCTCTCCTTCGAGGAGAAGGCGGGGGCGAACCAGAAGGCGTTGTACGGCTCGGCCTTGCGCAGGTCCCGGGTCGGGATCCGGGCCATCTCCCCGGACACCTTCGTCAGCGCCGAGGCCAGCGCCGAGGGGCGGCCGGTGAGCAGCGCGGCGGCCCGGTCGGCGGCCAGCTCGCGGTAGCGGGACAGCACCCGGGTCAGCAGGAAGCTGAGGACGTACACCGCGCCGCTGACGACCGGTACGAGGATCATCGCCGCGGCCGCGTTGGCGTCGCGGCTGCGGCCGAGCCCGCTGTAGAGCGCGACCCGGGTCATCATCCCGGCGAGCACACCGAGGAAGGAGGCGATGGTCATCACCGCCACGTCCCGGTGCGCCACGTGGGACATCTCGTGGGCGAGGACCCCCTCCAGCTCCTCGGGCTCCAGGCGGCGGAGCAACCCGGTGGTGACGCAGACCAGCGCGGTCTTCTCGCCCCGGCCGGTGGCGAACGCGTTGGGCACGTCGCTGTCGGCGACCGCCACCTTCGGCTTCGGCATGTCGGCCAGCGCGCAGATCCGGTCCACGGTGCCGTGCAGCTCGGGAGCCTGCTCGCGGGTGACCTCGCGGGCGCCCATGCCCAGCGCGGCGATCTTGTCGCTGAACCAGAACTGGCCGACGAACAGGGCGCCGGCGACGAGCAGGACGACGGGCCAGGAGCCGCGCAGCAGCACCAGGAGGACGCCGACGAAGACCACGTACAGCAGCCCGATCAGGAACATCGTCGTCGCCATACGGGTCGCGAGCCCCCGGTCGGGGGCGTAGCGCGACAGGGACCGAGTCCTGGGCATCCGGACACCTTCTTCCGGGCCTGGGGGCGCGCGGCGCACGCCCCCTCTGCCAGTGTGCCGCAGCCGGGCGCCGTGCGACGGGGCCGTCGTTCCGGCCCGCCACGAGGTCTGGCGGCCCGGATCGGGGGCATAGTAGTGGCGTGATCACCAAAAGTGACGAGTCCGAAGGGGGCCGCGACGGCGGCCGCGGGGGATCCGAAGGCGCCGGTGACGAGGAGGCGCGGGTCATCGTCGTGGGGGCGGGTCCCGCGGGCTCCGCGGCCGCGGCGCACCTGGCGCGCGCCGGGGTCGACGTGCTGCTCCTGGAGAAGAGCGGCTTCCCCCGCGAGAAGGTGTGCGGGGACGGTCTGACGCCCCGCAGCGTCCTCCAGCTGGTGCGGCTGGGCATCGACATCGACACCCCGGGCTGGATGCGGAACAAGGGGATGCGCTGGGTCTGCGGCGGCCATCAGGTGGAGCTGGACTGGCCGCGCCTGGGCACCCTGCCCGACTTCGGGCTCACCCGCAGCCGGCACGACTTCGACGAACTGCTGGCCTCCCACGCGAGCGCCTCCGGGGCGCGGCTGCGCACCCACGTGAAGGTGACGGGTCCCCTGACCGACCGCTCGGGCCGGGTCGTCGGCGTGGCCGCCGTCCGCGGTCCCGAGGGCGAGCCGGTGGAGTACCGGGCCCCGCTGGTGGTCGCCGCCGACGGCGCCTCGGCGCGCACGGCGCTCGGCCTCGGGCTCGTGCGGGACGAGCGGCGGCCGGTGGCGGCGGCGGCCCGCCGGTACTACCGCAGCGAGGCCCGCACCCACGACCCGTACCTGGAGCTGTGGGCCGACCTGCGCTGCCCCCGCACCGGTCACGACCTGCCCGGCTACGGCTGGGTGTTCCCGCTGGGGGACGGGCGCGTGAACGTGGGGCTCGGGGCCCTGCCGCAGCAGCGCCGGCGGCGGCCCGTGGACCTGCGGGCGGCGCTGGAGCACTGGCTGGACCGGCTGCCCGAGGAGTGGGGGCTGCGCGAGGAGAACGCCGACTCGCCGCTGCGCAGCGCCCCGCTGCCGATGGGGCTGAACCGGCGTCCGCAGTACGGGCGGGGGCTGCTGCTGGTGGGGGACAGCGCCGGCATGGTCAGCCCGTGGAGCGGCGAGGGCATCGCCCAGGCGAT from Streptomyces showdoensis includes these protein-coding regions:
- the pspAB gene encoding PspA-associated protein PspAB is translated as MGILDSILGRSKPVRPDLDRLFALPSAALTLRAGTGFVPTGEGSVCFAGVEGGAFTRLKEEVRELLDVSSEGSGPVAFSHDAYGYTWLRVRRAADDVVTLVNDLHAVNTLLQESGFGPHLLCSLTVFRAPDVDHDLALVYLYKRGTFYPFAPRADGTVRRDNALELQVRALLAGDLAIEPDLERWFPLWGAPGVGSS
- a CDS encoding geranylgeranyl reductase family protein; amino-acid sequence: MVVGAGPAGSAAAAHLARAGVDVLLLEKSGFPREKVCGDGLTPRSVLQLVRLGIDIDTPGWMRNKGMRWVCGGHQVELDWPRLGTLPDFGLTRSRHDFDELLASHASASGARLRTHVKVTGPLTDRSGRVVGVAAVRGPEGEPVEYRAPLVVAADGASARTALGLGLVRDERRPVAAAARRYYRSEARTHDPYLELWADLRCPRTGHDLPGYGWVFPLGDGRVNVGLGALPQQRRRRPVDLRAALEHWLDRLPEEWGLREENADSPLRSAPLPMGLNRRPQYGRGLLLVGDSAGMVSPWSGEGIAQAMEAAEVAAETIALALARPAGPRREHALHQYPVEIQRRWARYFRLGDLAGDLVLSRFGFRPVLHPRVMASPRLLGVLARLLTHVSDEPAQDRVDALLHGILRLVPVPRR
- the htpX gene encoding zinc metalloprotease HtpX, translating into MPRTRSLSRYAPDRGLATRMATTMFLIGLLYVVFVGVLLVLLRGSWPVVLLVAGALFVGQFWFSDKIAALGMGAREVTREQAPELHGTVDRICALADMPKPKVAVADSDVPNAFATGRGEKTALVCVTTGLLRRLEPEELEGVLAHEMSHVAHRDVAVMTIASFLGVLAGMMTRVALYSGLGRSRDANAAAAMILVPVVSGAVYVLSFLLTRVLSRYRELAADRAAALLTGRPSALASALTKVSGEMARIPTRDLRKAEPYNAFWFAPAFSSKESLGRLLSTHPTLEQRLDQLARISERLGQV